A portion of the Thermodesulfobacteriota bacterium genome contains these proteins:
- a CDS encoding FAD/NAD(P)-binding oxidoreductase, with product MKRIVILGAGTGGTMMANKLRRDLDPEEWKITIIDKDNTHYYQAGFLFLPFGINTGREITRSRRSLIPRGVDFVISEVTNIDWDAQRITTRTAGAFGYDVLIMSTGCRIMPEEIEGMAEGWQKNIFDYYTFEGATNLAKALKRFQGGKLVINIAEMPIKCPVAPLEFAFLADWYFQERGIRDQVEIELVTPLSGAFTKPVATRVLTEACQEKGIHITPNFSIGSVDADKKVITSYSGQEVDYDMLVAIPPNFGAQVMIDSGISDPMGYIPIDKQTCQPPGRPSVWAIGDGTNAPTSKAGSVAHYMADVIHENILAYIDGTAQHARFDGHAL from the coding sequence ATGAAGAGAATTGTCATTCTCGGTGCCGGTACCGGCGGCACCATGATGGCCAACAAGCTGAGGCGGGACCTGGATCCGGAGGAGTGGAAGATCACCATCATCGACAAGGACAATACCCATTACTACCAGGCCGGGTTTCTGTTCCTGCCCTTCGGCATCAACACCGGCAGGGAGATCACCCGCAGCCGGCGCTCCCTCATTCCTCGGGGCGTCGATTTCGTCATCTCCGAGGTCACGAACATCGACTGGGACGCCCAGAGGATCACCACCAGGACCGCCGGGGCCTTCGGCTACGATGTGCTCATCATGTCCACCGGCTGCCGGATCATGCCCGAGGAGATCGAGGGCATGGCCGAGGGCTGGCAGAAGAACATCTTCGACTACTACACCTTTGAGGGGGCGACCAATCTGGCCAAGGCCCTGAAACGGTTCCAGGGCGGCAAGCTCGTGATCAACATTGCTGAGATGCCCATCAAGTGCCCGGTGGCGCCTTTGGAATTCGCTTTCCTGGCTGACTGGTATTTCCAGGAACGGGGCATCCGCGACCAGGTGGAGATCGAGCTCGTCACCCCGCTGTCCGGGGCCTTCACCAAGCCGGTGGCCACCAGGGTCCTCACCGAGGCCTGCCAGGAGAAGGGCATCCACATCACCCCCAACTTCAGCATCGGCTCGGTGGACGCCGACAAGAAGGTCATCACCTCCTATTCCGGCCAGGAGGTAGACTACGACATGCTGGTCGCCATCCCGCCCAACTTCGGCGCCCAGGTGATGATCGACTCCGGGATCAGCGACCCCATGGGCTACATCCCCATCGACAAGCAGACCTGCCAGCCGCCGGGGCGGCCCAGTGTCTGGGCCATCGGCGATGGCACCAATGCCCCGACCTCCAAGGCCGGCTCGGTGGCCCATTACATGGCCGATGTCATCCACGAGAACATCCTGGCATACATCGACGGCACCGCGCAGCATGCCCGCTTCGACGGGCATGCCCTCTGA